The window CGGGGTTTTGGTAACGAAAGTGAAGGAGCGATCAGAATAAACGGTAATAACAACCGGGATCGGCAGGCCTTTCTCAACGCTGTCAGTCTTAGCGTTGAATGCCTTACAGAATTCCATGATGTTAACACCTTGCTGACCCAGAGCTGGACCGACTGGCGGGCTCGGGTTAGCCATACCGGCTGCAACCTGCAGCTTGACGTAGGCTTGTACTTTCTTGGCCATTTAAATTTCCTCGGTTTGGGTAGTATCGCCTCGCGAGAGGCTCCCCGTGTTTCGCCCCGCTTAATGCAATCAAGCAAGGCATCTAAAAACAAAAGGCGCGAAATTATAGTTCAATTTCGCGCCTCTGACAAGTGGCAAAACGCCGCTCGTTGCTGATTAATTGATCAGCCTTTTTCGACCTGGCTGAAGTCCAGTTCCACCGGCGTTGCACGGCCAAAGATGGAAACGGACACTTTCAGGCGGCTCTTCTCGTAGTCCACTTCTTCGACCACGCCGTTGAAGTCGGCAAACGGGCCATCGTTAACGCGAACCAGTTCACCCGGTTCGAACAGCGTTTTCGGACGCGGCTTATCACCTACCTGCTGCAGGCGGTTCATAATCGCATCGACTTCTTTGTCGCTGATCGGCGCCGGACGGTCTGAGGTACCGCCGATGAAGCCCATGACGCGCGGAACGCTGCGCACCAGGTGCCAGCTCGCGTCGTTCATCACCATCTGCACCAGCACGTAGCCAGGGAAGAATTTACGTTCGCTCTTGCGGCGCTGGCCGCCACGGATTTCAACCACTTCTTCCGTAGGCACCATGACTTCGCCGAACAGCTCTTCCATATCGTGCAGTTTGATATGTTCACGCAGCGATTGCGCTACGCGACCTTCAAAACCGGAAAACGCCTGAACGACGTACCAACGTTTTTTTGGAGCTTCAGACATTTTAGAACCTCAGGCCAGTAATAAACGATACCAGACGGACCAGAATACCATCCAGCCCCCACAGAATCAGTGACATCACGGCGGTTACCGCGGCAACGATCAACGTGGTGTGTAGCGTTTCCTGACGAGTTGGCCAAATCACTTTGCGTACTTCGGTACGCGCTTCGCGAGCAAACGCGACGGTGGCTTTGCCTTTGGTGGTCATCAGAGCCACTGCGCCTGCAACGGCGATGATCAGTACAACTGCCAGCGCGCGCAATGGCAGGCTTAAATCACGGTAGTAATAGTTACCGACAATAGCCACAACCAACAGAACGGCGACGATCAGCCACTTAGCCGCTTCCAGGCCGCGCCCGCTCCCTTGAGCCTCGGTATTCGCACTCATAAACCAACCTGTCACAATGATTCAGAACAAACAACTTTGCCTCGCAGTGCGAGGCAAACCAAACCGATCAGATGCCGTTCGCCGGCATCTCGGTGTTTTACGCTATGACGTATTTCAGTCAATACGGTTTAAGAGCCCATCTCACCAATGATTATGACTGCAAAATCGCTGATGAGATAGGTTCTAGTTCACAGCGTAGAAAAAGGGCATCAAATGATGCCCTTTTACCGCGTGTCGCGTCAAACGTTATCAGCGATTAAGCGATAACTTTGGCAACAACACCAGCGCCAACGGTACGGCCGCCTTCACGGATTGCGAAACGCAGACCGTCGTCCATCGCGATTGGGTGGATCAGGGTGACTTTCATGTTCACGTTGTCGCCTGGCATTACCATCTCAACGCCTTCTGGCAGTTCGATGGTGCCGGTCACGTCAGTTGTACGGAAGTAGAACTGTGGACGGTAGCCTTTGAAGAATGGAGTGTGACGACCACCTTCTTCTTTGCTCAGGATGTACACTTCTGAGTCGAACTGAGTGTGCGGCTTGATGGAACCTGGTTTAGCCAGAACCTGACCACGTTCGATGTCTTCACGCTTGATACCGCGCAGCAGAACGCCCACGTTCTCACCGGCACGGCCTTCGTCCAGCAGTTTGCGGAACATTTCAACGCCGGTACAGGTAGACTTAACGGTGTCTTTGATACCAACGATTTCAACTTCTTCGCCAACTTTGATGATACCGCGCTCAACGCGACCGGTAACAACGGTACCACGACCGGAGATGGAGAATACGTCTTCGATTGGCAGCAGGAACGGCTTGTCGATAGCGCGCTCTGGTTCTGGGATGTAGGAATCCAGCGCTTCGGCCAGCTCGATGATTTTAGCTTCCCACTCGGCTTCGCCTTCCAGCGCTTTCAGCGCGGAACCGCGGATTACCGGCAGGTCATCACCAGGGAAGTCGTAAGCGGACAGCAGTTCGCGAACTTCCATTTCTACCAGTTCCAGCAGCTCTTCATCATCAACCATGTCGCATTTGTTCATGAATACGATGATGAAAGGAACGCCAACCTGACGACCCAGCAGGATGTGCTCACGGGTCTGAGGCATTGGGCCGTCAGTCGCAGCAACAACCAGGATAGCGCCGTCCATCTGAGCAGCACCGGTGATCATGTTTTTCACGTAGTCGGCGTGCCCTGGGCAGTCAACGTGCGCGTAGTGGCGAGTCGGGGTGTCATACTCAACGTGAGAAGTGTTGATGGTGATACCACGAGCTTTTTCTTCTGGCGCGTTATCGATCTGGTCGAAAGCGCGTGCAGAACCACCGTAGGTTTTAGCCAGAACGGTAGTGATAGCTGCAGTCAGGGTAGTTTTACCATGGTCAACGTGGCCGATAGTACCGACGTTAACGTGCGGTTTTGTACGTTCAAACTTTTCTTTAGACATCGATTGTCCCTCTAAGACACGGATAAATCGGTGGTATCACCACATCAACCAAGCATTTGCTCGTTGAATCCAGAACAGAAAGAAAATCAGGGGGCGAGAAAATAAGAAGTGGTGCTGATAGGCAGATTCGAACTGCCGACCTCACCCTTACCAAGGGTGCGCTCTACCAACTGAGCTATATCAGCACATCTTGGAGCGGGCAGTGGGAATCGAACCCACATCATCAGCTTGGAAGGCTGAGGTAATAGCCATTATACGATGCCCGCATCCTGGAACTCGGCTACCTGATTTTTCTGTAGAATTTTGGGATGGAGAAGGATTGTTCGTCGCTTGGCTCTCATCCTTCGGGCCGGCTGCGCTTAGCGCTGCACAACTCGAACCTTGCCGAAGACTTTCGTCTTCCCCTTCCGCATTAACCGCCGCGAGGTTATCGCGCTTCAGTTAGCTGCCGAAGGCAAGATTTGGTGGTGGGGGAAGGATTCGAACCTTCGAAGTCTGTGACGGCAGATTTACAGTCTGCTCCCTTTGGCCGCTCGGGAACCCCACCAGATTTTAACTACTGTGACTTGAATGGTGCCGGCTACCGGAATCGAACTGGTGACCTACTGATTACAAGTCAGTTGCTCTACCAACTGAGCTAAGCCGGCATCAAGTGCAGCGCATTCTAGGTAGAGCTGGCGGGGTATGCAACAAAAAAATTGCGTTACGCGCACTTTCGCTCATAAATCAGTCAATTTTGCATGCTGCCCGGCAATTCACAGCCTGCAGCGTGCAAACATTCATCAATCGCGGACATCATTCTGTACAATTTCATTCACTTTTTGCAAGCGTTGACCCGCCTTTTCTCCGTGCCCGCGGTCGCAAATCGGCTAACTCAGCCAGCCAAACTGTGAGCCGGATCGATGCACCAAAAAAGGGAAAGAGGCCCGCGCCCGGAGCATAAACTACACGCTATCCTCACCCCTTTCGCCGCCAGGCGCACTCCGCCGCTCTGGCGCAGTTATTGCTTATCTTCATTACCCCCTTCATCCAGGAGGAATGACCGATGAAAATTGTGCTGATAAACGCCGCTACGTTACCCATTTACCGAGATGAGCTGGCCCGGCTGTTGACCGATGCCGTCACCCACGGCGCCTCCGTCGGCTATGACACACTGATCCCGCATGAAGATGCCGAAAGCTATTTCCACAGCCTGCGGCCCGCGCTGGCCAAAGGGGAGTTGTTGCTGTGGATCGCCAGGGATGAGCGCGGCGTCATCGGCACCGTGCAGCTCGAATTGTGCCAGAAACCCAACGGCCGCAACCGTGCGGAAGTACAGAAGCTGTTGGTGCATAGCCGCGCACGCCGCAACGGCGTCGGCCAGGCGCTGATGAAAATGCTGGAGCAGGCGGCGCTACAGCAGCATCGCGGCCTGCTCTATCTCGATACTCAGGCGGGTTCCGCCGCGGAAGCGCTGTATCGTTCTCTCGGCTACCGTTGTCTTGGAGAGCTGCCCGACTACGCCGCCGCCCCCGATGGTTACTATCATCCGACGGTCATTTATTACAAGCGGCTGTTCGCGGTTAACCAGCCTTCCCGCTCCATCGCCAGCTAGCCGGCGAGCGGTATCATCACCCGGTGATACCGCTTTGCAACGCCTCTGCAATCAACTGCGCGCCGCTTCTCACAATTGACATAAACTGCTGCCAATCGACAACTTTTGCGAAAAAAGTCTACGCCAAAAACGAAGCTGTCTATAATATGCAGCTTGTTTATTATCTGGAGTTGGCGTCCGGCGCCTTTCCCAACCTGCGTTAACAGGCAGAATTTGGCTTATGATAAAAAGAGATCAATCTTTGGCGACGCCTTACCTTCAGTTCGATCGTACCCAATGGGCTGCGTTGCGAGATTCGGTGCCGCTGACGTTGTCGGAAGAAGAGATCGTTAAACTGAAAGGGATTAACGAAGATCTCTCTTTGGAAGAAGTAGCGCAGATTTACCTGCCGCTGTCACGACTGCTGAACTTCTATATCAGTTCTAACCTGCGTCGCCAGGCCGTACTCGAGCAATTTCTCGGCACCGACGGGCAAAAAATCCCTTACGTCATTGGCATTGCCGGCAGCGTAGCCGTGGGCAAAAGCACCACCGCGCGTTTACTGCAGGCGCTGCTCAGCCGCTGGCCGGAACATCGCAGCGTAGAGCTGATCACTACCGACGGTTTCCTGCATCCGAATAAGGTGCTGAATGAACGCGGCCTGATGAAGAAAAAAGGCTTCCCGCAGTCTTACGATATGCACAGCCTGGTGAAGTTCGTTTCAGAAGTGAAGTCCGGCGCTAAACGCGTTACCGCTCCGGTTTATTCCCATCTGATTTATGACGTGGTGCCTGAAGGCAATAAGGTTATCGAGCAGCCGGATATTCTTATTCTGGAGGGGCTCAACGTATTGCAAAGCGGAATGGATTACCCACACGATCCGCACCGCGTATTTGTTTCCGACTTCGTTGATTTTTCAATATATGTCGATGCGCCGGAAACACTGCTGCAAAGCTGGTATATCAACCGTTTCCTGAAATTCCGCCAGGGTGCATTCTCTAACCCTGATTCTTATTTCCATAATTACTCAAAACTGCCGGAACCTGAGGCGATCAACATCGCCACGCAGCTGTGGAATGAAATTAACGGATTGAATTTACAACAAAATATATTACCAACGCGCGAGCGCGCCAGTCTGATTATGACCAAAAGCGCCAATCATGCAGTGGACAGCGTGCGTTTAAGAAAATAAGTTGAATAAAAAAGGGGGCACCAGCTCCCTTTTTTATTACTATTATTCCGCGCTTCGTAAAGATATTTCCCCACCAATAAAAGGTTTAATGACCCCGTCTTGATCGAGTAATAATGCGCCCTGCTGATCGATGCCGCGAGCAATGCCGAAGATCTGTTGTTCACCAATCAACAGCTTGACCGGCCGATCGCTGAAGTTATCCAGTGCGCGCCAGCGGCCGATAAATGGCACCAACCCGTCAATTTCAAACTGCGTCAGCGATTGCCGCAGCTCATTAAGCAAGGTCGCGGCAAGTTCGTTGCGATCGATGCTGATCCCCGCTTCCTGCAGGTTGATCCAACCCTGGTTAATCGCGCCGGCATTAGTATCGCGCATCGCCAGATTGATCCCGGCCCCCATCACCAGCTGCGCCGCATCACCGGTTTTTCCCGTGAGCTCGACCAGGATGCCCGCCAGCTTACGGTCATTCAGATACAGGTCATTCGGCCATTTAACCCGTACATCCTCTGCGCCAAGACGCTGCAAGACTTCGGCCATCACGATGCCAATCACCAGGCTCAGCCCCATTGCCGCTGCAGGCCCTTGCTCTAGACGCCAGAACATCGACAGATAGAGGTTGGCGCCGAAAGGTGAAATCCACTGCCGCCCACGGCGGCCGCGGCCAGCTTGCTGGTACTCGGCAACGCAGGCGTCACCGGACTGCAGCTCACCGATGCGGTCCAGCAAGTACTGATTGGTGGAATCCACGACCGGCAACACAGTGACGCGCTTGTCTTCCAGCAGCTTGAGAATGCGCTCGGCCTCCAGCAGTTGGATAGGAGCAGGGAGGCTATACCCCTTACCCGGGACGGTGAAGACATCCAATCCCCATTCGCGGATAGTCTGGATATGTTTGTTGATTGCCGCTCGGCTCATGCCCAGCTTCTCGCCCAGATGTTCCCCGGAGTGGAAACCGCCGTCGGCTAGCAGGGAAATCAGTTTCAGTGGCACCTTGGTATCTTTCATGCCAATGCCTCTACCGCGTTGAGCTCACCGGATGCGCCGATAAAGCGCACCTCAGGCTCCAGCCATACGTCAAAGCGAGATGCTACGGTGTTGCGCACGTGGCGCGCCAGAGCGACAACGTCTTCGCTGACGGCATTATCCACATTGACCAGCACCAACGCCTGCTGGCGATGTACGGCAGCACCGCCGATCCGATAACCTTTCAGCTCACATTGATCGATCAGCCAGCCGGCAGCCAGCTTAACCTGGCCATCCGCCTGTGGGTAGTGCGGCATTGCAGGGTACTGGGCGATCAGCTTTGCAGACTTCTCCGCACTCACCAGCGGGTTTTTGAAGAAGCTGCCGGCGTTGCCGGTTTCGCGCGGATCGGGCAGCTTACTGCGGCGCATTGCACAGACGGAATCGAAAATTTGGCCTGATGTAACGGTCGCCGGATCCAGCTTGGTCAAATCGCCGTATTCCAGCATTGGCCGCCACTGCTTGCTCAGGCGCAGACCAAGGCCAACAATGATATGCCCGGTCTGGAACTGATGTTTGAAAATGCTTTCCCGGTAGCCAAAGCCGCATTCGGCCGCAGGAATGCGGTCTATAGCGCCGGTAGAGAAATCAAGCAGGTCGACATATTCACAGACGCTTTTCAATTCTATACCGTAGGCGCCGATATTCTGAATAGGCGCGGAGCCGGCTAAACCTGGGATCAAAGCCAGATTCTCCAAGCCGGGAATGCCGGCCTGCAGCGTATAGCACACCAGATCGTGCCAGTTTTCACCCGCACTAACATGCAGGTGCCAAGCATCCCGCTCTTCTCTGATGTCGATGCCTTTCAGCTGATTGATCATAACCGTACCGGCAAAGTCTTCAAGAAACAGGACGTTACTGCCTTCGCCGAGCACCAGCAGTGGCTCCTGCCGCTTGCGCGTCTGTTGCCAGACCTTGAGCATGAGTTCAATTCTATCTGCCATGATCAGATGCGCAGCGTTGACCGGGAGCGCAAAAGTATTGTGGTTTTTTAAAGACGCACTTTCAGTAGACATAACGTTCAATACCCATACGGAAATAATCTTCCACCTAGTCTACTCGATTCGACGCGGCTGGCTAATATTTGTTTTAACTCATGCTGCGTTAATCGGACTATTACCCGAAGAAATAAAGATTTTTCCTGTTTAATCCGCAAGTTCTTATATAAGGAGTGGGGTTTTACCCGAGTGAAAGGCAAAGAATCTATTACTTAATCAGTTTATCAACTACGCTATATATATACTTCACTTTATTTACCATCGTTAAACATTTTATGTTGGTAAATAAATATGTGAGCTGATATTTCCCGAAAGGATTATTCAGTAACAGGGGCGCAGCCTAGCTGCGCCAGATTGTGCTTTTTCGCGCACAGCAAAAAGCCCTGAACTCGCGTTCAGGGCTTCTTACTTTGTTTGATGCCTGGCAGTGTCCTACTCTCGCATGGGGAGACCCCACACTACCATCGGCGCTACGGCGTTTCACTTCTGAGTTCGGCATGGGGTCAGGTGGGACCACCGCGCTATTGCCGCCAGGCAAATTCTGTTTCATTCCAACCGCTTCACTTTCGTGTCGCCATTGAAACCAATCTAAGAACTTCGCTGAAAATCTATCGTCTGCTCTAAAACACCTTCGGTGTTGTAAGGTTAAGCCTCACGGATCATTAGTACTGGTTAGCTCAATGCATCGCTGCACTTACACACCCAGCCTATCAACGTCTTAGTCTTAAACGTTCCTTCAGGGGCCTTAAAGGCCCAGGGAAGACTCATCTCGAGGCAAGTTTCGCGCTTAGATGCTTTCAGCGCTTATCTTTTCCGCACTTAGCTACCGGGCAGTGCCATTGGCATGACAACCCGAACACCAGTGGTGCGTTCACTCCGGTCCTCTCGTACTAGGAGCAACCCCTCTCAATCTTCCAACGCCCACGGCAGATAGGGACCGAACTGTCTCACGACGTTCTAAACCCAGCTCGCGTACCACTTTAAATGGCGAACAGCCATACCCTTGGGACCTACTTCAGCCCCAGGATGTGATGAGCCGACATCGAGGTGCCAAACACCGCCGTCGATATGAACTCTTGGGCGGTATCAGCCTGTTATCCCCGGAGTACCTTTTATCCGTTGAGCGATGGCCCTTCCATTCAGAACCACCGGATCACTAAGACCTACTTTCGTACCTGCTCGAGCCGTCACTCTCGCAGTCAAGCTAGCTTATGCCTTTGCACTAACCTCACGATGTCCGACCGTGATTAGCTAACCTTCGTGCTCCTCCGTTACTCTTTGGGAGGAGACCGCCCCAGTCAAACTACCCACCAGACACTGTCCTCACCCCGGATTACGGGGCCGAGTTAGAACATCAAACATTAAAGGGTGGTATTTCAAGGTTGGCTCCACGCAGACTGGCGTCCACGCTTCAAAGCCTCCCACCTATCCTACACATCAAGGCTCAATGTTCAGTGTCAAGCTATAGTAAAGGTTCACGGGGTCTTTCCGTCTTGCCGCGGGTACACTGCATCTTCACAGCGAGTTCAATTTCACTGAGTCTCGGGTGGAGACAGCCTGGCCATCATTACGCCATTCGTGCAGGTCGGAACTTACCCGACAAGGAATTTCGCTACCTTAGGACCGTTATAGTTACGGCCGCCGTTTACTGGGGCTTCGATCAAGAGCTTCGCCTTGCGGCTGACCCCATCAATTAACCTTCCAGCACCGGGCAGGCGTCACACCGTATACGTCCACTTTCGTGTTTGCACAGTGCTGTGTTTTTATTAAACAGTTGCAGCCAGCTGGTATCTGCGACTGGCTTCAGCTCCATCCGCAAGGGACTTCACCTACGCGCCAGCGTGCCTTCTCCCGAAGTTACGGCACCATTTTGCCTAGTTCCTTCACCCGAGTTCTCTCAAGCGCCTTGGTATTCTCTACCTGACCACCTGTGTCGGTTTGGGGTACGATTCTGTGTTACCTGATGCTTAGAGGCTTTTCCTGGAAGCTTGGCATCAACTACTTCTGCACCGTAGTGCATCGTCATCACGCCTCAGGGTTGATAAGCAACCGGATTTACCGGGTCACTCCCCCTACACGCTTAAACCGGGACAACCGTCGCCCGGCTAGCCTAGCCTTCTCCGTCCCCCCTTCGCAGTAACACCGAGTACAGGAATATTAACCTGTTTCCCATCGACTACGCCTTTCGGCCTCGCCTTAGGGGTCGACTCACCCTGCCCCGATTAACGTTGGACAGGAACCCTTGGTCTTCCGGCGAGCGGGCTTTTCACCCGCTTTATCGTTACTTATGTCAGCATTCGCACTTCTGATACCTCCAGCAACCCTCACAGGCCACCTTCAACGGCTTACAGAACGCTCCCCTACCCAACAACGCCTAAGCGTCGCTGCCGCAGCTTCGGTGCATGGTTTAGCCCCGTTACATCTTCCGCGCAGGCCGACTCGACCAGTGAGCTATTACGCTTTCTTTAAATGATGGCTGCTTCTAAGCCAACATCCTGGCTGTCTATGCCTTCCCACATCGTTTCCCACTTAACCATGACTTTGGGACCTTAGCTGGCGGTCTGGGTTGTTTCCCTCTTCACGACGGACGTTAGCACCCGCCGTGTGTCTCCCGTGATAACATTCTTCGGTATTCGGAGTTTGCATCGGTTTGGTAAGCCGGGATGGCCCCCTAGCCGAAACAGTGCTCTACCCCCGAAGATGAGTTCACGAGGCGCTACCTAAATAGCTTTCGGGGAGAACCAGCTATCTCCCGGTTTGATTGGCCTTTCACCCCCAGCCACAAGTCATCCGCTAATTTTTCAACATTAGTCGGTTCGGTCCTCCAGTTAGTGTTACCCAACCTTCAACCTGCCCATGGCTAGATCACCGGGTTTCGGGTCTATACCTTGCAACTAATCGCCCAGTTAAGACTCGGTTTCCCTACGGCTCCCCTATACGGTTAACCTTGCTACAAAATATAAGTCGCTGACCCATTATACAAAAGGTACGCAGTCACACCACGAAGGTGCTCCCACTGCTTGTACGTACACGGTTTCAGGTTCTATTTCACTCCCCTCGCCGGGGTTCTTTTCGCCTTTCCCTCACGGTACTGGTTCACTATCGGTCAGTCAGGAGTATTTAGCCTTGGAGGATGGTCCCCCCATATTCAGACAGGATGTCACGTGTCCCGCCCTACTCATCGAACTCACAGTCAATGCATTTTAGTGTACGGGGCTATCACCCTTTACTGCGCGACTTTCCAGACGCTTCCACTAACACAAGAACTGATTCAGGTTCTGGGCTCCTCCCCGTTCGCTCGCCGCTACTGGGGGAATCTCGGTTGATTTCTTTTCCTCGGGGTACTTAGATGTTTCAGTTCCCCCGGTTCGCCTCGTTAAGCTATGTATTCACTTAACGATAGTGCAACGAATTGCACTGGGTTTCCCCATTCGGGTATCGCCGGTTATAACGGTTCATATCACCTTACCGACGCTTTTCGCAGATTAGCACGCCCTTCATCGCCTCTGACTGCCTAGGCATCCACCGTGTACGCTTAGTCACTTAACCTCACAACCCGAAGATGTTTCCATCGTTCGTGCTGCAAACATTTGAGAGACTCTATGACAGGTTACTCTTTACCCCAGTACTTCTACGGAGGGATAAATTTCAGCCGTCATGTTTCAATTT is drawn from Serratia entomophila and contains these coding sequences:
- the rplK gene encoding 50S ribosomal protein L11 — its product is MAKKVQAYVKLQVAAGMANPSPPVGPALGQQGVNIMEFCKAFNAKTDSVEKGLPIPVVITVYSDRSFTFVTKTPPAAVLLKKAAGIKSGSGKPNKDKVGKVTRAQVREIAETKAADMTGSDVEAMTRSIEGTARSMGLVVED
- the nusG gene encoding transcription termination/antitermination protein NusG encodes the protein MSEAPKKRWYVVQAFSGFEGRVAQSLREHIKLHDMEELFGEVMVPTEEVVEIRGGQRRKSERKFFPGYVLVQMVMNDASWHLVRSVPRVMGFIGGTSDRPAPISDKEVDAIMNRLQQVGDKPRPKTLFEPGELVRVNDGPFADFNGVVEEVDYEKSRLKVSVSIFGRATPVELDFSQVEKG
- the secE gene encoding preprotein translocase subunit SecE, with translation MSANTEAQGSGRGLEAAKWLIVAVLLVVAIVGNYYYRDLSLPLRALAVVLIIAVAGAVALMTTKGKATVAFAREARTEVRKVIWPTRQETLHTTLIVAAVTAVMSLILWGLDGILVRLVSFITGLRF
- the tuf gene encoding elongation factor Tu, whose amino-acid sequence is MSKEKFERTKPHVNVGTIGHVDHGKTTLTAAITTVLAKTYGGSARAFDQIDNAPEEKARGITINTSHVEYDTPTRHYAHVDCPGHADYVKNMITGAAQMDGAILVVAATDGPMPQTREHILLGRQVGVPFIIVFMNKCDMVDDEELLELVEMEVRELLSAYDFPGDDLPVIRGSALKALEGEAEWEAKIIELAEALDSYIPEPERAIDKPFLLPIEDVFSISGRGTVVTGRVERGIIKVGEEVEIVGIKDTVKSTCTGVEMFRKLLDEGRAGENVGVLLRGIKREDIERGQVLAKPGSIKPHTQFDSEVYILSKEEGGRHTPFFKGYRPQFYFRTTDVTGTIELPEGVEMVMPGDNVNMKVTLIHPIAMDDGLRFAIREGGRTVGAGVVAKVIA
- a CDS encoding GNAT family N-acetyltransferase, whose product is MKIVLINAATLPIYRDELARLLTDAVTHGASVGYDTLIPHEDAESYFHSLRPALAKGELLLWIARDERGVIGTVQLELCQKPNGRNRAEVQKLLVHSRARRNGVGQALMKMLEQAALQQHRGLLYLDTQAGSAAEALYRSLGYRCLGELPDYAAAPDGYYHPTVIYYKRLFAVNQPSRSIAS
- the coaA gene encoding type I pantothenate kinase, yielding MIKRDQSLATPYLQFDRTQWAALRDSVPLTLSEEEIVKLKGINEDLSLEEVAQIYLPLSRLLNFYISSNLRRQAVLEQFLGTDGQKIPYVIGIAGSVAVGKSTTARLLQALLSRWPEHRSVELITTDGFLHPNKVLNERGLMKKKGFPQSYDMHSLVKFVSEVKSGAKRVTAPVYSHLIYDVVPEGNKVIEQPDILILEGLNVLQSGMDYPHDPHRVFVSDFVDFSIYVDAPETLLQSWYINRFLKFRQGAFSNPDSYFHNYSKLPEPEAINIATQLWNEINGLNLQQNILPTRERASLIMTKSANHAVDSVRLRK
- the birA gene encoding bifunctional biotin--[acetyl-CoA-carboxylase] ligase/biotin operon repressor BirA, translated to MKDTKVPLKLISLLADGGFHSGEHLGEKLGMSRAAINKHIQTIREWGLDVFTVPGKGYSLPAPIQLLEAERILKLLEDKRVTVLPVVDSTNQYLLDRIGELQSGDACVAEYQQAGRGRRGRQWISPFGANLYLSMFWRLEQGPAAAMGLSLVIGIVMAEVLQRLGAEDVRVKWPNDLYLNDRKLAGILVELTGKTGDAAQLVMGAGINLAMRDTNAGAINQGWINLQEAGISIDRNELAATLLNELRQSLTQFEIDGLVPFIGRWRALDNFSDRPVKLLIGEQQIFGIARGIDQQGALLLDQDGVIKPFIGGEISLRSAE
- the murB gene encoding UDP-N-acetylmuramate dehydrogenase → MSTESASLKNHNTFALPVNAAHLIMADRIELMLKVWQQTRKRQEPLLVLGEGSNVLFLEDFAGTVMINQLKGIDIREERDAWHLHVSAGENWHDLVCYTLQAGIPGLENLALIPGLAGSAPIQNIGAYGIELKSVCEYVDLLDFSTGAIDRIPAAECGFGYRESIFKHQFQTGHIIVGLGLRLSKQWRPMLEYGDLTKLDPATVTSGQIFDSVCAMRRSKLPDPRETGNAGSFFKNPLVSAEKSAKLIAQYPAMPHYPQADGQVKLAAGWLIDQCELKGYRIGGAAVHRQQALVLVNVDNAVSEDVVALARHVRNTVASRFDVWLEPEVRFIGASGELNAVEALA